The Fictibacillus arsenicus genome contains a region encoding:
- a CDS encoding small acid-soluble spore protein H translates to MDAQRAQEISESSAMANVTYNGQSIYIEHVDQQNGTATIHPLDEPNNKQSVSVSSLDEQ, encoded by the coding sequence ATGGACGCACAACGTGCACAAGAGATCTCTGAATCATCTGCCATGGCTAACGTTACATATAATGGACAAAGCATTTATATTGAGCATGTAGATCAGCAAAATGGAACAGCTACAATCCATCCTCTCGATGAACCAAACAATAAGCAAAGTGTTTCGGTTTCAAGTTTGGATGAACAATAA
- a CDS encoding secondary thiamine-phosphate synthase enzyme YjbQ, with protein sequence MAQTFTIQTHQRDEMYEITSSLQAYLEEQRVKDGVMYVYCPHTTAGITINENADPDVVKDMLMRLDEVYPWEHPKYRHAEGNSASHLKASTVGSSQVILIQNGELLLGTWQGIYFCEFDGPRTRKYHVKILSNHN encoded by the coding sequence GTGGCTCAAACGTTTACGATTCAAACACACCAGCGAGACGAAATGTATGAGATTACGAGTTCACTGCAAGCTTATCTGGAGGAGCAGCGTGTAAAAGACGGAGTGATGTATGTGTACTGTCCGCATACCACAGCAGGCATTACGATTAATGAAAACGCAGATCCTGATGTTGTAAAAGACATGCTGATGAGGCTTGATGAAGTGTACCCATGGGAACACCCCAAATATCGGCATGCTGAGGGCAATTCAGCTTCTCATTTAAAAGCCAGCACGGTTGGTTCCTCACAAGTCATACTGATCCAGAATGGCGAATTGCTGCTTGGAACATGGCAAGGCATTTATTTTTGTGAATTCGATGGACCAAGGACAAGAAAGTATCACGTTAAAATACTGTCTAATCATAATTAA
- a CDS encoding branched-chain amino acid ABC transporter permease: MLAEILQTLPQVLVDGLALGAIYAVIALGYTMVYGILELINFAHGEIFMTGAFIGVAMLILMTGMGWLAAMPAILALILVLVVTSILTGFMGVGIERMAYRPLRNSPKLITLISAIGVSFLLQDLVRFITEYKRGNYILTGPSMFNEQFAIKFSSISSSFSDAFFKTSTIILIISVVLMMIGLDFFVNKTKWGMAMRAVAQDRETASLMSINVNKVISLTFFIGSALGGATGVLFAVQYGTIDPYIGFILGLKAFTAAVLGGIGNIRGAMAGGIMLGLLEMFAAANLQLLTGGIFGAEYKDVFAFAILIIVLIFKPEGLFGKAVTEKV, encoded by the coding sequence ATGTTAGCTGAAATTTTACAAACTTTGCCTCAAGTTCTTGTTGATGGTTTAGCTCTTGGTGCAATTTATGCGGTTATCGCACTTGGATACACGATGGTTTATGGAATATTGGAGCTTATCAACTTTGCTCATGGTGAAATTTTCATGACAGGTGCTTTTATCGGTGTAGCTATGCTCATTTTGATGACAGGAATGGGCTGGCTTGCAGCTATGCCTGCTATTCTGGCATTGATTCTTGTGCTGGTCGTTACTTCCATTCTTACCGGGTTTATGGGTGTAGGTATTGAACGGATGGCTTACAGACCGCTCCGGAACTCGCCTAAGCTTATCACACTGATTTCTGCGATTGGTGTCTCGTTTTTGCTTCAAGATTTGGTTCGTTTTATAACGGAATACAAGAGAGGGAACTACATTTTAACTGGCCCTTCCATGTTTAATGAGCAGTTTGCGATTAAATTTTCTAGCATTTCTTCATCATTCAGTGATGCGTTTTTTAAGACTTCAACGATTATCCTCATCATTTCTGTCGTGCTAATGATGATAGGACTGGACTTTTTCGTTAATAAAACAAAATGGGGAATGGCGATGAGAGCTGTTGCACAAGATCGTGAAACAGCATCGCTCATGTCGATCAACGTGAACAAAGTCATCTCGCTAACTTTCTTTATCGGATCAGCTCTTGGAGGAGCAACGGGTGTACTGTTTGCTGTTCAATATGGAACGATCGATCCTTATATCGGTTTTATCCTTGGCTTAAAAGCATTTACAGCTGCTGTACTAGGCGGAATCGGAAATATTCGGGGTGCTATGGCAGGCGGTATTATGCTTGGACTTCTGGAAATGTTTGCCGCAGCAAATCTCCAGCTTTTAACCGGCGGTATTTTTGGGGCTGAATATAAAGACGTTTTTGCGTTTGCAATCTTAATTATTGTTTTGATTTTCAAACCAGAAGGACTGTTTGGCAAAGCAGTTACAGAGAAAGTTTAG
- a CDS encoding DUF6376 family protein yields the protein MKKTLMAALLSITVLTGCSAVNEVTNGLNYVPEATEYINDVQQFSKEISAIAETAVNDPKAREELEQLLGDMKSDISEFSDLTPPSVFEDVHNQVIEHNNQLQEGIDKYLSVIKDGELNADLLEQSGLLDDIAVYNDLLSQIKKLGE from the coding sequence ATGAAAAAGACTTTAATGGCCGCTTTATTATCAATCACGGTATTAACGGGTTGTTCTGCAGTGAATGAAGTAACAAATGGTCTGAACTATGTACCTGAAGCTACTGAGTATATTAATGATGTACAACAATTTTCAAAAGAGATTTCTGCAATTGCAGAAACGGCAGTAAACGACCCAAAAGCGAGAGAAGAACTTGAACAGCTGCTGGGAGATATGAAATCAGACATTAGTGAGTTTAGCGATTTAACACCGCCTTCTGTGTTTGAAGATGTTCACAATCAGGTGATTGAACATAATAATCAGCTTCAAGAGGGAATAGATAAGTATTTATCAGTTATAAAAGACGGGGAACTGAACGCTGATCTGCTCGAACAAAGCGGTTTGCTGGATGATATCGCTGTTTACAATGATCTATTATCACAAATTAAAAAACTCGGCGAATAA
- a CDS encoding SDR family oxidoreductase codes for MNIFLTGATGFLGGRLIQNLAREGHTLFVLARNIKKAEQLLLKTADLKGDIHIIQGDITVPDLGMNKETQQELANKIDVFYHMAALVKFDLDLKEELFQINFSGTKYALEAAEKMGVSHFYYVSTAYTLGKDESAKEELHSLDRSFNNPYEESKCKAEHLCMDYKKLFNVTILRPAIIIGDSKTGEADSKFTLYGLLRSLEVFKKRFQRKGLGERVFHLLCEEGSTQNLVPVDYVADVLSDVLQKGRENNIYHITNSNPPLSADVFQIMRDKAGLDLFKLAPYDYEPNLNEEELLLNNVVDVYKNYLNRNIAFDDSNTQELLKTLDKKPLQMDEEMIKRIIKGYRDNSSITK; via the coding sequence ATGAATATATTTCTTACCGGAGCTACCGGTTTTTTAGGTGGACGCTTAATTCAAAATTTAGCGCGTGAAGGACATACGTTATTTGTACTGGCGCGTAATATAAAAAAAGCGGAACAGCTTCTTTTAAAGACAGCTGATCTTAAAGGCGATATTCATATTATTCAAGGAGATATTACAGTTCCTGATCTGGGTATGAACAAGGAGACTCAACAGGAGCTTGCCAATAAAATTGATGTTTTTTATCATATGGCCGCCCTTGTAAAGTTTGATCTTGATCTTAAAGAAGAACTTTTTCAAATAAATTTTTCAGGGACCAAATATGCTTTAGAGGCAGCAGAAAAAATGGGTGTATCGCATTTTTACTATGTCAGTACGGCTTATACTTTAGGAAAAGACGAATCTGCAAAAGAAGAGCTTCATTCGTTAGACCGTTCGTTTAATAATCCTTATGAGGAAAGCAAGTGTAAAGCTGAACACCTCTGTATGGATTATAAAAAACTCTTCAACGTTACCATTTTAAGACCTGCCATCATTATCGGCGATTCCAAAACAGGGGAAGCTGATTCGAAGTTTACTCTTTATGGTTTATTGAGAAGTCTAGAAGTTTTCAAAAAGAGATTTCAGCGTAAAGGACTGGGTGAACGCGTTTTTCATTTATTGTGTGAAGAAGGCAGCACTCAGAATCTCGTTCCTGTAGATTATGTGGCGGATGTATTATCAGATGTGCTGCAAAAAGGCAGAGAAAATAACATTTATCATATTACAAACAGCAATCCGCCGTTAAGTGCTGATGTATTTCAAATCATGAGAGACAAGGCTGGACTCGATCTTTTCAAACTTGCTCCTTATGATTATGAGCCGAATCTTAATGAGGAAGAACTGCTGTTGAACAATGTAGTTGATGTATATAAGAACTATTTGAATCGAAACATTGCGTTTGATGACTCAAACACGCAAGAGCTGCTTAAAACATTAGATAAAAAACCACTCCAAATGGATGAAGAGATGATTAAAAGAATTATTAAAGGCTATCGAGATAATTCTTCAATTACAAAATAA
- a CDS encoding Bax inhibitor-1/YccA family protein, whose translation MRSANPALKGTPFNKFGGTSVSKQMTLSGTVYKTFILLIILMASSFYTWHQYNIGEPVGHLIMIGVIGGLISALIIAFVPKTAPLLAPFYAALEGLAVGGISANFESQFNGITMQAAALTFGTLFALLLAYMLRIIKVTHNFRLIVFSATAGIMLVYLTSFILGFFGIDIPYLHSSGPIGIGISLFIVVIAALNLVLDFDFIEYGANQRVPKYMEWYGAFGLMVTLVWLYFEILHLLAKIRRN comes from the coding sequence ATGAGAAGTGCTAATCCTGCTTTAAAAGGTACACCCTTTAATAAATTTGGAGGAACCTCTGTCAGTAAACAGATGACATTATCAGGAACAGTTTATAAAACCTTTATTCTACTGATCATTTTAATGGCTTCTTCCTTTTACACTTGGCATCAATATAATATAGGGGAACCTGTTGGCCACTTAATCATGATTGGTGTGATCGGGGGACTCATTTCAGCTTTAATCATTGCCTTTGTTCCTAAAACCGCTCCGCTGCTGGCACCTTTTTATGCGGCTCTGGAAGGATTGGCAGTAGGCGGAATATCTGCAAACTTTGAATCTCAGTTTAATGGAATCACAATGCAGGCCGCGGCATTAACATTCGGTACGCTATTTGCCTTGCTGCTCGCTTATATGCTCCGAATCATTAAAGTTACACACAATTTCAGATTGATCGTTTTCTCTGCAACCGCCGGAATTATGCTTGTTTATCTTACGAGTTTCATTTTAGGTTTTTTCGGAATCGATATTCCCTACCTTCATAGTTCAGGACCAATAGGTATTGGTATCAGTCTATTTATCGTAGTTATAGCGGCGCTTAATTTGGTTCTTGATTTTGACTTTATCGAATATGGAGCAAACCAGCGTGTTCCCAAATACATGGAATGGTACGGCGCATTTGGCTTGATGGTAACATTAGTCTGGTTATACTTTGAGATCCTTCATCTATTGGCAAAAATTAGGCGAAACTAA
- a CDS encoding branched-chain amino acid ABC transporter substrate-binding protein: MGIKKGLKVLVASALSLGLLAGCNASGGSGGSGGGSGKVIKIATQTPLSGGSATLGESIKLGAQLALEENKKKFEDLGYKLQLQPYDDQADPKKGVANAQLIGSDKSILGVVGHLNSGVSIPSSEVYEKYNVPMVSPANTATEVTDRGLKTVNRIVARDDFQGPAGADFAINKLGAKKIFVIQDKTAYGTGLADAFKKAAEDAGAEILGYEGITVGEKDFNGVLTQVLSKKPDLVFFGGLYTEGGQLIRQARDKGIKIPFMGGDGMDSSTLVEIAGDAVENVYYTSVAADASKTDEGKDFSSKYKEKFNKNVESYSAYGYDSMSVLLKGLEAAIEGNDGDLPSREKVAEEIRKIQEFQGVVTKVGFDDKGDNKFAKVYIYKFSEAKYPGVQEGEISK, translated from the coding sequence GTGGGGATTAAAAAAGGGTTAAAAGTATTAGTAGCTTCTGCATTGTCTTTAGGACTTTTAGCAGGCTGTAATGCTTCAGGAGGATCAGGAGGCAGTGGTGGAGGAAGCGGAAAGGTTATTAAAATTGCAACACAGACTCCATTATCAGGAGGAAGTGCAACACTTGGAGAATCTATTAAACTTGGTGCGCAGCTTGCTCTTGAAGAAAACAAGAAGAAGTTTGAAGACTTAGGGTACAAGCTTCAGCTTCAGCCATATGATGATCAAGCTGACCCTAAAAAAGGTGTAGCTAACGCCCAGCTTATCGGTTCTGATAAATCCATCCTTGGGGTAGTCGGCCACTTGAACTCAGGTGTTTCTATCCCGTCATCTGAAGTCTATGAAAAGTACAACGTTCCGATGGTTTCTCCAGCTAATACAGCTACGGAAGTAACAGACCGCGGACTTAAGACAGTAAACCGTATCGTTGCACGTGACGATTTCCAAGGTCCTGCAGGTGCAGACTTTGCGATTAATAAATTAGGAGCTAAAAAGATTTTTGTTATCCAAGATAAAACAGCCTACGGAACAGGTTTAGCTGATGCGTTCAAAAAGGCAGCTGAAGACGCAGGGGCTGAAATTCTTGGATATGAAGGAATTACTGTTGGAGAGAAAGATTTCAATGGTGTTCTTACACAAGTACTGTCAAAGAAACCTGACTTAGTATTCTTTGGCGGACTTTATACAGAAGGCGGCCAGCTAATTCGTCAAGCGCGTGACAAAGGGATCAAAATCCCATTCATGGGCGGAGATGGAATGGACTCTTCTACTCTTGTTGAGATCGCAGGCGATGCTGTAGAAAACGTATACTACACATCTGTTGCCGCTGATGCGAGTAAAACAGATGAAGGCAAAGATTTCTCTTCAAAATACAAAGAGAAATTTAACAAGAACGTAGAATCTTATTCTGCTTATGGCTATGATTCTATGAGCGTTTTACTAAAAGGACTTGAAGCTGCAATTGAAGGCAATGATGGAGATCTTCCATCCCGTGAGAAAGTGGCAGAAGAAATCCGTAAAATTCAAGAGTTTCAAGGTGTAGTAACAAAAGTCGGATTCGATGACAAAGGTGATAACAAGTTCGCTAAAGTATATATTTATAAATTCAGTGAAGCTAAATATCCTGGAGTACAAGAAGGCGAAATCAGTAAGTAA
- the rsgA gene encoding ribosome small subunit-dependent GTPase A, whose translation MNLKSLGWNQTFEEAFKAYENQLLVPGRISVEHKGLYDVLTEHGELLGEITGKIRFNATGRHDYPAVGDWVAVSAVPQEGKAYIHGILPRKSKFSRKAAGLTTEEQIVATNVDTVFLVNATNQDFNLRRLERYLLMAWESGATPVIVLSKADLCDDVQKYMDEVETIAFGVPTFAVSAESGIGLDALSSFIKEGETVALLGSSGVGKSTLANKLFGQEVLKTNDIREEDGKGKHTTTHRELLVLENGGILIDTPGMRELQLWEGDNSLRQSFQDIEAFAEQCRFRDCTHNNEPGCGVQTAIETGELDEERYNSFLKLQRELAYFARKEDQKLALAERARWKKIAGDRTRVHRK comes from the coding sequence TTGAATTTAAAATCACTAGGTTGGAATCAAACATTTGAAGAAGCTTTTAAGGCATATGAAAATCAGTTACTTGTTCCGGGCAGGATCAGCGTTGAGCATAAAGGTCTTTATGACGTTCTTACAGAACACGGTGAACTGCTTGGCGAAATTACAGGGAAAATCAGATTCAACGCTACTGGAAGACACGATTATCCTGCCGTAGGTGATTGGGTTGCTGTTTCAGCTGTTCCTCAAGAAGGAAAAGCTTATATTCATGGGATCTTGCCTCGAAAGAGCAAGTTTTCAAGGAAAGCAGCAGGTCTGACGACAGAAGAACAAATTGTAGCGACTAACGTAGACACTGTATTTTTAGTGAATGCTACAAATCAGGATTTTAATCTGCGCAGATTGGAGCGCTACTTATTGATGGCATGGGAGAGCGGGGCTACACCAGTTATCGTTCTAAGTAAAGCTGATCTTTGCGATGATGTACAAAAGTATATGGATGAGGTTGAGACAATAGCATTTGGAGTACCCACTTTCGCAGTCAGTGCGGAAAGCGGTATAGGCCTTGATGCACTATCTTCTTTTATAAAAGAAGGAGAAACCGTTGCGCTATTGGGATCCTCTGGGGTTGGAAAGTCAACACTAGCCAATAAGCTTTTTGGCCAGGAAGTATTAAAGACGAACGATATTCGTGAAGAAGATGGAAAAGGAAAGCATACGACGACTCACCGAGAGCTGCTCGTACTTGAAAACGGAGGAATACTGATTGACACACCAGGAATGCGCGAGCTGCAGCTTTGGGAAGGTGACAACAGTTTAAGGCAGAGCTTCCAGGATATTGAGGCATTTGCGGAGCAATGCCGGTTCCGTGACTGTACACATAATAATGAACCGGGATGCGGCGTCCAGACGGCTATTGAAACCGGTGAATTGGATGAAGAACGTTATAACAGCTTCCTAAAGCTTCAGCGTGAACTCGCTTATTTTGCCAGAAAAGAGGATCAAAAACTGGCTCTTGCAGAAAGAGCACGCTGGAAAAAGATTGCGGGTGACCGTACAAGAGTTCATAGGAAATAA
- a CDS encoding ABC transporter ATP-binding protein translates to MSILQLKDVNTFYGGIHALKGISISVEKGEIVTLIGSNGAGKSTTLKTISGQVMPKTGSVIYEGKDISKQPAHLTAQTGIAHVPEGRRIFPRLTVKENLEMGAFIVKDKKIVKERMEKVFQYFPRLQERLSQKGGTMSGGEQQMLAIGRALMSKPRLLLLDEPSMGLAPVIVEQIFDIISDLNKEGMTILLVEQNAYQALQVAHRGYVIQTGEIVMAGQGQELITNEQVREAYLA, encoded by the coding sequence ATGAGTATTTTGCAGTTGAAGGATGTAAACACATTTTACGGTGGTATCCATGCGCTAAAAGGGATCAGCATCTCTGTTGAAAAAGGGGAGATCGTTACATTAATCGGTTCGAACGGTGCAGGAAAATCGACTACGCTGAAAACGATCAGCGGTCAGGTGATGCCGAAAACTGGCTCGGTTATTTATGAAGGAAAAGATATTTCAAAACAGCCGGCTCATTTGACGGCACAAACTGGGATTGCACATGTACCTGAAGGAAGAAGAATTTTCCCAAGACTGACTGTAAAAGAGAATCTTGAGATGGGTGCTTTTATCGTCAAAGATAAAAAGATCGTAAAAGAACGGATGGAAAAAGTATTTCAATACTTTCCTCGTCTTCAGGAACGTTTGAGCCAAAAAGGAGGCACCATGAGCGGCGGTGAGCAGCAGATGCTAGCGATAGGACGTGCGTTAATGTCAAAGCCTCGTCTATTGCTGCTGGATGAGCCATCCATGGGATTAGCGCCAGTTATTGTAGAACAAATCTTTGACATAATCAGTGATTTAAACAAAGAAGGCATGACTATTCTCTTGGTCGAACAAAATGCCTATCAGGCTCTGCAGGTTGCACATAGAGGGTATGTGATACAAACTGGAGAAATCGTGATGGCAGGACAGGGACAGGAATTGATTACAAATGAACAAGTCCGTGAAGCATATCTAGCTTAA
- a CDS encoding GNAT family N-acetyltransferase — MGEIRQLSLEHEVREAFPVMNQLRTHLSEDLFYELFLQMQKEGYTLFANYHNEKIVALAGFAILTNFYDGKHVYLYDLITDSEERSKGYGEELLAFLESFAVQNNCNCVVLSSNVNRLDAHRFYEEKMHYEKPSYVFKKRF; from the coding sequence ATGGGTGAGATCAGGCAATTGTCATTAGAGCATGAAGTACGCGAAGCTTTTCCTGTGATGAACCAGCTGCGGACTCATCTCTCAGAGGACTTGTTTTATGAATTATTTCTTCAAATGCAAAAAGAAGGCTACACACTATTTGCAAATTACCATAACGAAAAGATTGTCGCACTTGCCGGATTTGCCATTCTAACGAACTTTTATGATGGAAAACATGTATATTTATATGATCTGATTACGGATTCAGAGGAACGTTCAAAGGGATATGGAGAGGAACTGCTAGCCTTTTTGGAATCATTTGCAGTCCAGAACAACTGCAATTGCGTAGTGTTGAGTTCTAATGTGAATCGTTTAGATGCTCACCGTTTTTATGAAGAAAAAATGCATTACGAAAAACCGAGTTATGTATTTAAGAAACGATTTTAA
- a CDS encoding branched-chain amino acid ABC transporter permease yields the protein MHKLTNKLKGNKLAQIILLVLYVLVTSLSLYLAQASVTAFLLLLFSLLLLYYTELPDRLKWVIAGVVLIGVIPFVSSTGPGYQSYMEVATVVGIYVAMALGLNIVVGLAGLLDLGFVAFFAIGAYTYGIFATGQAANFMPFGDFPLSGESFWIFILIGCFVAALFGVLLGIPVLRVKGDYLAIVTLGFGEIIRIVFNNLDKPVNITNGAMGLASVKPPEIFGYQFVYPNQFYFIVLAILLFVILAVRRFEYSKIGRSWKAVRENEIAAQSMGIHLVRTKLLAFAIGASFSGMMGVVFAAKQTFVDPTSFTLLESITILVMVILGGMGSVPGVILGAAVITILNLQVLTEVTNYLNQLSLNGVISFPEALAPAKMQRFIFGAILIVFAIYRPQGLIPAKNPVFDEESLKEGSKKHRKEQITVEPDKGFQA from the coding sequence ATGCATAAGCTGACAAATAAACTAAAAGGCAACAAACTGGCTCAGATCATTCTGCTGGTGCTCTATGTATTAGTAACTTCACTGAGCCTATACCTGGCTCAAGCATCTGTAACAGCATTTCTTCTTCTGTTATTTTCTTTGCTTCTCTTGTACTACACGGAACTGCCTGACCGATTAAAATGGGTGATTGCAGGTGTGGTATTGATTGGCGTCATACCATTCGTTTCAAGTACGGGGCCAGGGTACCAGTCATATATGGAAGTGGCTACGGTTGTAGGAATCTATGTTGCGATGGCACTGGGATTGAACATTGTAGTCGGTTTGGCCGGACTCTTGGATCTGGGATTTGTGGCGTTCTTTGCCATTGGCGCTTACACGTACGGAATCTTTGCTACAGGCCAGGCAGCTAATTTTATGCCATTCGGAGATTTTCCGCTATCTGGGGAGAGCTTCTGGATCTTTATTTTGATCGGCTGTTTTGTAGCGGCGCTTTTCGGAGTGCTTTTAGGTATACCAGTTTTGCGTGTGAAAGGAGATTATCTTGCAATCGTTACACTCGGCTTTGGGGAGATAATCCGAATTGTCTTCAACAACCTTGATAAGCCTGTAAATATTACGAACGGTGCGATGGGGCTGGCTTCTGTAAAGCCGCCTGAAATTTTCGGCTATCAATTCGTTTATCCGAATCAGTTTTATTTTATCGTTCTAGCAATCTTGTTGTTTGTCATTCTGGCTGTAAGAAGATTCGAATATTCAAAGATTGGCCGTTCATGGAAAGCGGTTAGAGAAAATGAGATTGCTGCACAATCAATGGGAATCCATCTTGTAAGGACCAAACTATTGGCATTCGCGATCGGAGCATCTTTCTCCGGAATGATGGGAGTCGTCTTTGCAGCTAAGCAGACGTTCGTTGATCCTACAAGCTTTACATTGCTCGAGTCTATTACGATTCTCGTAATGGTTATCTTAGGAGGAATGGGCAGTGTGCCTGGAGTTATTTTAGGTGCCGCGGTGATCACGATCTTAAACCTTCAAGTTCTCACAGAAGTAACAAATTACTTGAATCAGTTAAGCCTTAACGGGGTTATCAGTTTTCCAGAGGCACTAGCACCTGCTAAAATGCAAAGATTTATTTTTGGAGCTATCTTAATAGTATTTGCAATCTATCGTCCTCAAGGATTAATTCCGGCAAAAAATCCAGTGTTCGATGAGGAATCTTTAAAAGAGGGTTCCAAAAAGCACAGAAAAGAACAGATTACAGTTGAACCTGATAAAGGATTTCAAGCATAG
- a CDS encoding redoxin domain-containing protein, translating to MLNTGDRAPDFTLPSTLQKDISLADFRGNKNVLVAFYPLDFTPGUIKEITSWKEDYQRFKDANTEVLAISVDHIYSHNVFSASLGTLPYPLLADWHKKVTKAFGVLNEKNGTAIRSCFVIDQDGIIRYCNHKFDANERLQYEEVFKACENCGKEE from the coding sequence TTGTTAAATACGGGCGATCGAGCACCAGATTTTACGTTGCCATCCACGCTTCAAAAAGATATTTCTTTGGCGGATTTTAGAGGCAATAAAAATGTACTTGTAGCGTTCTATCCGCTAGACTTTACACCTGGCTGAATAAAGGAAATCACCTCTTGGAAAGAGGATTATCAGCGTTTTAAAGATGCTAATACAGAAGTGCTTGCGATAAGTGTGGATCATATTTATTCCCATAATGTTTTCTCTGCTAGCCTTGGGACGCTTCCTTATCCGCTTTTAGCCGATTGGCATAAAAAAGTGACAAAAGCTTTTGGCGTATTAAACGAAAAGAATGGTACTGCAATTCGTTCTTGTTTCGTAATTGACCAAGATGGGATTATTCGATACTGCAACCATAAGTTTGATGCTAACGAAAGACTTCAATATGAGGAAGTATTTAAAGCTTGTGAAAACTGTGGAAAGGAAGAATAG
- a CDS encoding low molecular weight protein-tyrosine-phosphatase: MIKVLFVCLGNICRSPMAEAIFRDLVKKEGLEGKISIDSAGTGNWHVGEPPHEGTRNILTKNQISFEGQKARQIKTNDLTQYDYIIGMDAENIGNMHKMAGQSETGMIARLLDFVPENEFEDVPDPYFTGNFQEVYDLVTAGCERLLIEIKNRESL; this comes from the coding sequence ATGATTAAAGTACTCTTTGTTTGTTTAGGTAATATATGCCGTTCGCCAATGGCTGAGGCTATTTTTAGAGATCTGGTTAAAAAAGAAGGTCTAGAGGGGAAAATATCGATTGACTCTGCAGGAACAGGAAACTGGCATGTTGGCGAACCGCCGCATGAAGGTACAAGAAATATTTTAACGAAGAATCAAATATCATTTGAGGGTCAAAAGGCGCGTCAAATTAAAACGAACGATCTAACACAATATGATTATATTATTGGAATGGATGCAGAGAACATTGGGAACATGCACAAGATGGCTGGGCAATCAGAGACAGGCATGATTGCAAGACTTCTGGATTTTGTGCCGGAAAATGAGTTTGAAGATGTACCAGATCCGTATTTTACCGGTAATTTTCAAGAAGTGTATGACCTTGTAACAGCCGGATGCGAAAGATTGCTTATCGAAATAAAAAATAGAGAATCGCTATAA
- a CDS encoding ABC transporter ATP-binding protein codes for MSILTVSNLTKQFGGLVAVNSVDITVEKGSITAVIGPNGAGKTTFFNLITGVYQPDKGNVQLGSTSLIGKKPHDIARQGIARTFQNIRLFSNITVLENVMVGLHKQLRAGLVGTLFQTKTIREEEKRAQEEAYHWLEYVGLAKHLNEDAQNLSYGAQRRLEIARALATKPKLLLLDEPAAGMNPRETRELTEFIHRMREDLDVTIVLIEHDMRLVMEISEQIFVLDHGEKIAEGKPAEIRNNVKVIEAYLGKSAVTPA; via the coding sequence ATGTCTATATTAACAGTGAGTAATTTAACAAAACAATTTGGCGGTCTCGTTGCTGTAAATTCAGTGGATATTACCGTTGAAAAAGGATCGATCACAGCCGTTATTGGTCCGAATGGAGCGGGAAAAACTACTTTTTTTAATTTGATTACAGGTGTTTATCAGCCTGATAAAGGAAATGTGCAGCTTGGATCAACTTCCTTAATCGGAAAGAAACCGCATGATATTGCAAGACAAGGTATTGCACGAACGTTTCAGAATATCCGTCTGTTCTCAAATATTACGGTTCTTGAAAATGTGATGGTAGGGCTGCACAAACAATTAAGAGCTGGCCTAGTCGGAACACTTTTTCAAACTAAAACGATACGCGAGGAAGAAAAGCGTGCACAGGAAGAAGCGTATCATTGGCTTGAATATGTCGGTCTTGCTAAGCATTTGAATGAAGATGCTCAAAATCTTTCATACGGAGCGCAGCGGAGGCTGGAAATAGCCCGTGCTCTCGCGACAAAACCGAAACTCCTTCTGCTCGATGAACCAGCAGCTGGGATGAACCCAAGGGAAACGAGGGAGTTAACAGAATTCATACATCGTATGAGAGAAGATCTTGATGTTACGATCGTATTGATCGAACATGATATGAGACTCGTTATGGAAATTTCGGAACAAATTTTTGTTTTGGATCATGGTGAAAAAATTGCTGAAGGAAAACCTGCAGAGATCCGTAATAATGTAAAAGTGATTGAAGCCTATCTTGGAAAAAGTGCCGTAACACCAGCGTAA